The DNA window TGAATCCATCTCCTGTGGCAATATAATTGAGAAAAGTCTATTCTACTTTGCACGCTGCCGCCAAATGAGCATGTACGTCGTCTGTCTTGAGTATAGCTTTGACATGGCTCAACGAAGTCCCGGCGCTATTCTCCCACTTGACAAAGTTCAAGATCACTTGTTCAACTTATTGAATCCTGCcttatttttgttttctccGATAATCTTGTCGGTATCAATCTTCCTGTAGCCTGGTAcggaggggggggggctctCTCGATGAGATCAGTGTAAACAACACTGAACCCTTTGCCACGCATGTACTTTTCAAAAGCTCTAGAGATTTTCCCAGCCTGATCAAAGCGGCGAGCGTCAGCATGAGCCTTGAGAGCAGATTTTATTTTACTGATACGATCATTATTAGgttctttgccatcagctctgagcttggcgatggccttTAAGCCTAAGCCTTGAGCCATACTAACAgcggcttcttcatcttgggaGCCCAAATTAATACCTGCCATCAAATCCAGGGCATAGATGCACCTGTACCGGGCTTCTGAGATATTGGGAGCTTCCCAAGATATTTTGCCGAGCCCCAAGAGCTCACCCAAGCCTCGGCAGCCTGCAGACAGAGACTTCATAATGAGTTCAGAGAACACGAGGCCTAAATCTTGAGTATCTGAAACCCCCCATTTCTGTCTTTCTTGAAGGATATCATACTCAATGGGAAGCTGGTGAAACCGTTGCCAAGAGAAGTCGGAgggccaagatggcatcgAGTTGAACAGGCGAGTAAGATACCTCTCGGTAGACTTCAAAGCGTTCTTTCTGCCCAGTAGAAGGGTACTGCAGTAGGATGGAATAATAGAACAGATGGCGATTGTTTCGATGGACTCAAATTGGGGCGGAATGAGATAAAATGATCTCATGGGCTCTCCCGTGCCAAGTGCGAAATACGTATTCAGTCGTCCGACAGGAGTTGATTTCTGCACCCCTCAACAAGGGCAATGGAACCACCAACGCGTCGGCATGCTGAAGGGTCATGGCTTCAGTGACCTTGTACAGCGCTGTAGGAGTTATGGAGTATCCAGGTAGTACCGAGATGACGTCAAAGATACATAAAATGTCCTTATTTTGGGGTCTCTGAGTTCTGCCACCGTAGCCAAGTAGTTTCAGGACCAGAGATTTAACACATTGCATAAATAACCCAGAACCAGACCAGGCTTCTGACAATACCCTCATGAGTTCAGGGTGTTCACCTAGGTCGTGTTCAATCGCgcaggaggaggcggatTTAGTTCTCCCCGCTATCCAGGTTGTTGCGAATAGTTTCTCTTGGTGGTTGGGAATTTCGCGGCCTGGGGATATGCGATCGTCTTCCAGTCTAGACATAGTTCGTTCCTAATCACGGATAAAGACATTCCGGTCGTTACCATTTGGACGAGTGACTATCACAGAGATGACTTGGTCGACATCCCATGGGGTCTTGCGGTAAAGTCTCTTGACAAAATCGGTTGGCAGTGATAAAAATGCCTGCCAAATCTCATCGCGACGCACTGCCGCGTGTGTCCCGTGAGACTCAGGGGTAGTGATGGAGGAATAGCTTATCAAGGCGTAACGGGCACGCATGAGATTAGTGACTGGGGTAAAGTAGCAAGGCGGTTGGAACTCTCGCCGTCCCATTCCCGAAGAGAGACTACGCCATACAGCGTCTTCGCAACCCAGGTCATTTTGTATTAGACCTTGGTGGGCTAGAACCGCTCTGGGTGTCAGCGAGTCATGACTTGCGTCGTGTATGAACCGACTACCGACATTTTCCAGCAGCCATATGGCATTATATCGCTTGGGCCGACCAGGCGCAGCAGTTACAGGACATCGTCTAATAATGGCCGCTAGCATGTCCTTGGTGAAGCACAGTGCCGGAATAAGCTCAGGGtttttccctccttcatAAGCCGCTTGCCATTCTGCCTAATAGAGTCGAAGCTGGTGCATGAGCTGTAATATAACGAGTTTGCCTTCGGGAGGATAGGAACGCCAGAAAATGCAGGAGTACGAAAGCTCTTCGAATTAGCTTCGCAAGCCGAGCCTTCTTCCTGCACTGCTTTCAGCCATGCCCTGAGTACTATGATCAGTCGCTGAAGAAACGGGATCCCTCCTCGGTATCGCTGGGGCCTTTTTTTAAGCGCCTCAGCCGTTGACTGAGCCGCTGAAGCATGCCTTGCATCTGGTGCAATAGTGAGATATTTTGCGTGTGCGCCCGTTCGATTGTGAGAGGATCAAGTCCAAGAATGTCGTCAGATTCCTAAGCAGGGAGGACATTGCTGGCCGGAGTACCTTGCCTGAGGGTCAGTCTTTTCATCTAATAGAAAATAGAGTGGGAATGACCAACTCGAACCCAGAGGATTTGGTTAGCGTAACTAAAGTGGGTAGTGGAGGGTGGGATCGACTACTAGTCAATTGAAATGTCCACGTCCATCCCTCTCCAATTGGCAAATGCATGATACTTGTACCGTACATTGACACCCATACAGGCAAGGACATAGGAATTCCATGTAGGTATATCGTGGCGTCTGTGTGTCTGCGCgccgtttttttttatgctaGAGCCATTCCTGGCAGCGAAGTCTTCAAGATACTCGAAAAGTGGCTGAAAGGTCGGCGCAGGTCTGATTCCGCCATCTGGGGTGGAATCCCCCCTTCGATAGGGTTAGGGATATCGCCCCCGGATGTGGCCGCCATTGGAGACGAGTGTAGAAGAAGCCGTACTAGGATAGTGCGATGCTGTGGtgagaagaggttgaaatTTGAATTAGATGGTGAAGTGTGAAATGGTAGTCGAGAGAGCTTGGCACATGTTACACGTGACACTCAACATATATATTGACCTTTCCACATTAGTGCTCTTTAACGTCATCCGAGAGCGGTTCCACTAATGTGGAAAGGTCAATATATATTGAGTGGGTTCTGCAGAGATAAGATAAGATAAGATAGTAAATCCATTTAATATGGAGGGGTCACCCAAATTTTTCCAGCCTTCAATCAATCCAGATCTGATCAATCTAGATCCGATCCTTGGGCTGCAGCAATTCGACAAAATGGCCACCGATACCGATGCCGAGGCACCTCACAACCATTTCGACGTGTGTACATTCCCGAGTTTCAGTCTTTTTGGTCTACCCTGGTAGCACCAACAGCCCACATCCCTGTCGTCCTACTAGCTACACAAGTGCTGGACTGATTCGATTCGTTACAGACCATCTTGGTGTTGGATTTTGGCAGCCAAACCTCGCACCTCATCCTCCGACGCTTGCGGGCTCTCAGTGTGTACGCTGAGATGTTGCCCTGCACTGCCAAGCTCGCCGAGCTACCCTGGAAGCCCAAGGGCATCGTCTTATCTGGAGGTAGGAATCTTTCTGGAACTACTCCATTTTTAATTCTAACAAACTCGATAGGTCCCTCGTCTGTCTACGATGAAGGCTCGCCTCGTAAGACCCCTATCCTCCACATCTGGCCTACAAGTCTCACTGATTCATGAAAGATGTTGATCCTGCTGTCTTTGAGCTTGGTGTTCCCATTTTGTGAGTGACTTGGAACCTCTTAGTTGGAG is part of the Trichoderma atroviride chromosome 1, complete sequence genome and encodes:
- a CDS encoding uncharacterized protein (EggNog:ENOG41), coding for MRSFYLIPPQFESIETIAICSIIPSYCSTLLLGRKNALKSTERYLTRLFNSMPSWPSDFSWQRFHQLPIEYDILQERQKWGVSDTQDLGLVFSELIMKSLSAGCRGLGELLGLGKISWEAPNISEARYRCIYALDLMAGINLGSQDEEAAVSMAQGLGLKAIAKLRADGKEPNNDRISKIKSALKAHADARRFDQAGKISRAFEKYMRGKGFSVVYTDLIERAPPPPYQATGRLIPTRLSEKTKIRQDSIS